In the genome of Labrus mixtus chromosome 21, fLabMix1.1, whole genome shotgun sequence, one region contains:
- the dhrs7cb gene encoding dehydrogenase/reductase (SDR family) member 7Cb, producing MTLPSVAVLPLLIVVAAGVYYIYNEVIRYMSKSLVKNKVVVITDAVSGVGTECAHLFHKGGARLILCGASWDKLESLYDSLTNDADPRETFAPKLVILDFSDMDSVEEVVSEVVECYGCVDVLICNSSVKLKAPVQSVSLELDRNVMDINYFGPSSLAKGVLPTMICRRSGHIVLVTSIHGRLAVPFRSSYTASKHAAQAFFDCLRAEVEEYGILVSTVSHTFINASEPPPVKESAPKANTLSAFIASQLTHGVRPSILANEIMQTVNRKKKEVVLAHPVPRVALLLRSLLPSFLFAVLAAGVKDSELNEQMQ from the exons ATGACCCTCCCCTCGGTGGCGGTGCTCCCCCTGCTGATCGTAGTGGCGGCGGGCGTTTACTACATCTACAATGAGGTCATACGGTACATGTCCAAGTCTTTAGTGAAGAACAAAGTGGTGGTGATCACTGATGCTGTTTCTGGGGTCGGAACAG agtgtgCCCATCTCTTCCACAAGGGCGGGGCCAGACTCATCCTGTGTGGGGCGAGCTGGGACAAACTGGAGTCTCTGTACGACTCTCTGACGAACGACGCCGACCCCAGAGAG ACGTTTGCTCCGAAGCTGGTGATCCTGGACTTCAGTGACATGGACAGTGTGGAGGAGGTGGTGTCGGAGGTGGTGGAGTGTTACGGCTGTGTGGATGTGCTGATCTGTAACAGCAGCGTGAAGCTGAAGGCCCCCGTGCAGAGCGTTTCTCTGGAGCTCGACAGAAACGTCATGGACATCAACTACTTTGGACCCAGCTCTCTGGCTAAAG GTGTTCTTCCCACAATGATCTGCAGACGATCGGGTCACATCGTCCTCGTTACCAGCATCCATGGAAGACTGGCCGTCCCGTTCAGGAGCTCAT acaCAGCCTCTAAGCATGCGGCTCAGGCCTTCTTCGACTGTCTGCGGGCTGAGGTGGAGGAGTATGGGATCTTGGTGAGCACCGTCAGTCACACCTTCATCAACGCCTCCGAGCCGCCGCCCGTCAAAGAGTCCGCCCCCAAAGCCAACACGCTGTCTGCAT TCATCGCCAGCCAGCTGACCCACGGTGTGCGACCGTCCATCCTGGCCAATGAGATCATGCAGACGgtaaacaggaagaagaaggaggtggTGCTGGCACACCCCGTCCCCCGGGTGGCGCTGCTGCTGCGCTCCCTCCTCCCATCCTTCCTCTTCGCCGTGCTCGCTGCTGGAGTGAAGGACTCGGAGCTGAACGAGCAGATGCAGTAA